TGCGGCGGGCGAGCGCGTCGCTGTGCAGGACGTCGCCGTCGGTGTCCAGCACCGCGTGCACCCGGGTGGTGTCCCCCTCCTCGACCACGTGCAGACTGAGCTGCCAGTCCTTGGTGCGGACGGTGCCCTCGGCCGCCTCGGCCGTGGTCGGGCGCGGCGGCGACGCCGTCCCGTCGGCGCGGACGATCACCACCGGGCAGACCCCGTGCGCCGCGCAGCGGGCGCTCACCGAGCCGAGCAGCGTCCGGGCGAAGGTGCCGCGCCCGCGGCTGCCCAGGACCAGCAGGTCCGCGTCCTCGGCCGCCTCCAGCAGCACGTCGGCGGCGTGCCCGAGCACCAGGCTCTCCCGGATCTCCACCGGCCGCTCCCGGCCGACGACCTCGTCCACCTCGGTGGTGAGCGTGCGGCGGGCGGTCTCCTCGAAGCCGTCGTCCACCGTCGGCGCGAACCAGCCGTAGAGGGACGGGTACTCCCAGGCCGCCACCGCGTGCACCGTCGCCCCGGTGAGCACAGCCTGCCCGACCGCCCAGCGCAGGGCCGCCTTCGAGGGCGGTGAACCGTCGATCCCGACCACGATCCGGCGTGCGCGGCCGGCGGTCGGCTGATTGCTGGCCATGGCGTACCACCTTCGGCGTCGAGCGTGCGTCCTCTTCCAGGGCTTCCACGGTTTCCACTGCTTCCACTGTGCACGCTGTGCGCGGCCGGGGCCGGATCGATCCCTTCCGAACCGTGTACCGATCCTGTCCGAACTGCGTTCGGGGCGTTGTGGATACCGCGCGGAGGCGTGGTGGAGGAGTGACATAGGCTGACCGTTCTTGAACCGACCCCGGGGGGACCACTCATGCGCCGTGCCGCGGCCGCCGTCGCGCTGCTCATCGGGCTGACCGCCGTCGCGGCCTGCGGGCCGGACGATCCCGGCCCCGGCTCGGCCGCCGAATCCACGGCGCCGCAGGCGGCGCCGTCGGGAGCCCCGGCCGGTGCCCCGGCGGGATCGCCGTCCGCATCCGGCACGACGAGCGCCGGGCGCACCGCCAAGCCGACCGCGCCCCGGCCCGACGGCACCATCACGGTGGCGTTCGCCGGGGACGTCCACTTCGAGGGCCGCACCGAGGCCCGGCTCGCCGTCCAGCCGCCCGAGCGGGCGCTCGGCCCGATCTCCGGGGCCCTCGCCGACGCCGACCTGTCCGTGCTCAACCTGGAGACCGCGATCACCGGCCGCGGCGCCCCCGAGCCCAAGCTCTACACCTTCCGCACCTCGCCCAAGGCGCTCGGCCTGCTCAGGGACTCCGGCGTCGACGTCGTCTCCATGGCCAACAACCACGCCGTGGACTTCGGCGCCGACGGCCTCGCCGACACCCTCGCCGCCAAGGACTCCTCACCGATCCCGGTGATCGGCGTCGGCCGCACCGCCAAGGACGCGTACGCCCCGTACGTCACCACCGTGCGGGGCGTGAAGGTCGCCGTCGTCGCCGCCAGCCAGATCGAGGACCTCACCAACCAGAAGTGGCGCGCCGGCGCCGACAAGCCGGGCATCGCCTCGGCGCTGGACGTCCCCGCGCTGGTCAAGGCCGTGGAGACGGCGAAGCAGCAGGCCCCCGTCGTCCTCGTCTACCTGCACTGGGGCGAGGAGGGGAAGGCCTGCCCGACCGGCGCCCAGACCACCATCGCCAAGAAGCTCGCGGCCGCCGGCGCCACGGCCGTGGTCGGTACGCACGCCCACACGATGGTCGGCTCCGGCATGCTCGGCAACACCTATGTGGGGTACGGCTTCGGCAACTTCCTCTGGTACGGCACCTCCAACTACCCCTTCTCGAACGAGACCGGCGTCACCACGCTCACCCTCACGCGGGATGGCAAGGTGACCGGGGAGGCGTTCGCCCCGGCCGCCATCGACGACAAGGGCATCCCCCAGCCGGTCACCGGCGCCGCCGCCGACGCGGCGCTCAAGCGGCGCGACGGTCTGCGCGGCTGCGCGGGACTCGCGCCCGCGCCCGCCGCCTCGCACTGAGCTCCTCGACGTCCTGCGTCGTCAACGCCTCGGCCACCGCCAGCCCGGTACCGCGCGAGGCCGCCAGGCGCTCGCGCACCTCGCGCGGCGTGCGCGGGCGCCAGCCGGGGCCGTAGCAGCACCTGGAGTGGAAGGTCACGCCGGCGCGCAGCAGTGCGGTGAGCGCCCGCCACCCCGCCTCGTCCCGCTTCTTCGGCACCTCCAGATCGTGCCCGGCGTCGAACAGTTCCTCGCCGCAGCGCGGGCACCCGTTCTGCCCGGCGGCCCCGTGCCTCTTGGTCGACACCCGGCAGGACAGGCACACGTAGTGCCGCCGGGAGGTCTGGGATCGCGTACACATGCGTGCCACGGTAGGAGGTTGACGGCGCGACGGCACCCGGATTTCGCGCGGCGCGGGGCAGCGGCAGCGGTCCTCACCACGTCCCTGGTGGGGGCATGATGCAGGGACCGAGCGGACCGGAAGGCAGAGGGATGATCGAGGCGGAGCTGAAGGCGGTCGTGCGCCAGTCGGGGGCGCTGCTGCGCCGTCTGGAGGGCCGGTACGGGCCGGGGCGGGCGGAGGTGTACCGGGACACCTACTACGACGCGCCCGGCGGCGAACTGCTCGACGGTGACCGTGAGTTGCGCATCCGGGAGGTCGAGGGCGCGGACGGGAGCCGGCGGACGCTGCTCACGTACAAGGATGCCCGGGTGGACGAGGCGTCCGGATCGAAACCGGAGTACGAGACGGTGGTGGCGGACGCCGGGGCCGCGCACGGGATCGTCCGCGGTCTCGGCTATCTGCCGCGGCTCGCGTTCGAGAAACGGTGTCGCAACTACGCCGTGGAGCGCGCCGGTCGGCGCTTCCTCGTGACGCTGGTGCGGGTGCCCGGGCTCGACGGGGTGTACCTGGAGGTGGAGACGGCTGCGGCGGGGGAGGACGAGCTGACGCCGGCGCTCGCCGCCGTGCGCGAGCTGATGGCCGAACTCGGCATCGAGCATGGCGACTTCACAAGCGAGCTGTACACGGACGCGGTGGCCCGGCGGGGGAGGGGCGCCGGTGGCGGAGGTACCGGTCGGGCGGGACGTTGACGGTCGCGCGGGCTCTCGGGTGGGTGTGCCCCTCTGGCTGGCCCTGATTGAATTCGGCGAGACGATCCGTTTTGCCGATCCGTTTCGGCTTTGAGCTGGATCCGTCGAGGCTTGTCCCCCTATAAGGACTGACCCGTGAGCTATAAGGACTGACCCGTGAGTCGGCCCGACGGCGTGGCACCCGCGGTGCGGGCGGCCCAGAAGGTGCGCAGGTCGAAGTCGGCAGGCGGGCGGAAGTCGTGCAGACTCGGCGCCGTCGCGCGAACCCACGACACGGGCAGGACCATCGGCGTGGTGCCAGGTGTGTGGGCGGCCACGAGGTACCAGGCGCCCGCCTCCAGCACCATGCCGTACGGCGAGACGGCGTGCACCTCGTCTTCGTTGCCGTCCGGCGTGCGGTAGCGGACCTCCACCGCCTGCTCGTCCTTGACCGCCTGGGCGAGCACCGGGAGTCGGCCGACGCCCGGAGCGTCGCGGCGCCAGGAGTCGCCGTCGATCAGGAAGCGGGACCCGATGCGGGCCGCGTGATCGCCCACTTCGGCGGGAAGCGCGGCGGCGATCTTGAGCTGCGCGGACGCGGCGTAGGAGGCCAGTCCGAGGTCGGATGCCGGTCCTGCCATGGGCAGCAGGAAGAGCGTCTCGGCCTCGCACGGCGTCAGCCCTGTCAGCCGAGTTCGGTAGCCGTCGAGCAGCCGGTAGCCGCCGTCACGGCCGCCCTCGCCGTAGACAGGGACACCGGAGGCGGACAGCGCCTCGACGTCCCGGTAGACCGTCCGGACCGACACGTCCAGTTCCTCGGCCAGCGCGCGTGCGGTCATCAGGCCGCGGCTCTGGAGCAGCAGCACGATCGACATCAGCCGGCTCGCCCGCACGGTCGCCTCCGTTCCCGATCGACTGACAGAGGATGTCAGTCGATCCCCCCTACCGTTCCCGGCATGGCATTCCACCACAAGTACGTTCAGGCACTCCCGACCGTCGAGATCGACGGCCGGCAGCTCAAGCCCTACCACATCACCCGCGCCGCGGACCGCCCTCTCGCGGCGGAACTCGTGGCAGCGGCCTACGAGACGGCGGCGAAGATGCTGCCCGAGCGCGACGACACGCCGCCCGGCGGCTGGCTCGTGCTGCACGAAGGCCAGGGCGCCCTCTACCTCTGCGTGTACGCATGGGTCTGGGACAACGTCGTCCACGCCCGAGTGGCTGCCGCGGGGGAGCCCTTCCTGGGCTGCCCGGACGACGACCTGAAGCACTGGACGATCAACTCCACCCCCTATGTCGGATGTGTCTGGGAGCTGCCCACCATGGAACACGAGCGCCGGGCCTGGGTCCGCCACATGCTCGCCCCGGACACCCCTGACCTGTCCGGCTACCTGGCGGACCGCCTCCCCGACGGGCCCATCGGGGACTGAGAACGACCTGATCGGCGACAGGATCAAGGGCGGAAGACGTGCCACGCGGGCCGTGGTGCGGCGGGTTGCCGGGGCCCGCGCGAGCGGGTGTGCTGTGCTGGGACCCCGTCACGTCCACGGAAGGGCCCCGGTGCACCATCGTCTTGCCGCCGCCCTGCTGGCCCTGCTGCTCGGCCCTGCCGCCGCCTGCTCCTCCTCGCCCGCTCCAGGCGGCGTCGCGACCACCCCGGCCGCGACTGCGTCGTTCTCGGGCGCCCCGGTCGTTCAGGCCACCGTGACGGACGGGCTGGCCGTTCCCTGGGGCGTGGCCGTGCTGCCCGACGGCGACCTGCTGGTCTCGGAGCGGGACAGCGCGCAGATCGTCCGGGTCGCCGCGGCCAGTGGGGCGAAGACCGTGGCGGGTACCGTGCCGGGCGTGACGGCCGGAGGCGAGGGCGGTCTGCTCGGCATCGCGCTCTCCCCGGCCTTCGCCACCGACCGGCTCGTGTACGCCTACTTCAGCACCACTGCGGACAACCGGATCGTTCGCTTCAGCTACGACCCCGCCCTGCCCGCGGCCGCCCAACTCGGCGCGCCCGCAGTCCTTCTGACGGGCATCCCGCACGGCCCGCGTCACAACGGGGGCCGGATCGCCTTCGGACCGGACGGACTGCTGTACGCCACCACCGGCGACAGCAGCAACTCGGCACTCGCCCAGGACAAGGGCTCGCTCGGCGGCAAGATCCTCCGGCTGACCCCGGACGGCGCTCCGGCGCCCGGCAACCCGTTCCCCGGCTCGCCGGTCTACTCCTACGGCCACCGCAACGTCGAGGGCATCGCCTGGGACGCCGAAGGGCGGCTCTGGGCCTCGGAGTTCGGCGAGAACTCCTGGGACGAACTCAACCTGATCCGCCCGGGCGGCAACTACGGCTGGCCGTCCGTCGAGGGCATCGGCAACCGGCCCGGGTACATCGACCCGCTGGCCGTCTGGCGCCCCGCCGAGGCCTCCCCGAGCGGCCTCGCCTACGCCGACGGAGCCCTCTGGATGGCCGCCCTGCGCGGCACCCGCCTGTGGCGCATCCCGGTCTCCGGCGACCACCTCGCCGGCCGTCCGCAGGACTACCTCGTCAACGCCTACGGCCGCCTTCGCACCGTCGTCACCGATCGCGACGGCACGCTCCTGCTGGTCACCAACAACACCGACGGCCGTGGCGACCTCCGCCCCGGCGACGACCGGATCCTCCGGTTCACCGTGGCGAAGTAGGCTGCGGAGCAGCGTCGCCCACCACCCCCGCAGCGGGCACGCACGCGCCGCCCGCCCACGCCGCCTCCGCGCCGCACGGAACGTCTCGTCCCGGATCTCCACCACGTGCCGCATGGGTGCCTCCTCGTTCGAGTACCGCTTCACCCACGCACAGCCCATCAGCACCCGCGCCGATTCCGGCCTCGCCCCGAAGTCACCCGATCGGGGTTCAACCCCTCTGGCGGCGACCAGGCCGTTCACTCGTTCGAGGGGTTTGGCGTCGCCAGGCCGCACACCGGCCTCCTGGGACAGAAAGACCTAGCGGTGAGCGCTCACCGCCGCCCGGCGAGGGCGTCGCGGCGGACCCGGTCGAGCAGGGCGAGCAGCAGCTCCTTGCTGGACGCCCGCTCCCGCACGTCGCAGAGGACGATCGGCACCTCCGGGCCGAGGTCGAGGGCTCGGCGGACGTCCTCCGGCGTGGCCTCGCGCCGGCCGTGGAAGCAGTTGACGCCGACCGCGAACGGGATGCCGCGCTGCTCGAAGAAGTCCACGGCGGCGAAGCTGGATTCGAGTCGCCGGGTGTCGGCGAGGACGATCGCGCCCAGGGCGCCGAGCGCGAGGTCGTCCCACATGAACCAGAACCGGAACTGCCCGGGCGTGCCGAAGAGGTAGAGCACGAGGTCATCGCGGACGGTGATCCGCCCGAAGTCCATGGCCACGGTGGTGGTGGACTTGTCCTGGATGCCCTCCAGGCTGTCGACCCCGATGCTGGCACGGGTCATCCGCTCCTCGGTCTGCAGCGGTTCGATCTCGCTGACGGAGCCGACCATGGTGGTCTTGCCGACGCCGAATCCGCCGGCGACGAGGATCTTGACCGCGCCCGGCACCAGGCTCTGGGTCGTCAATTCGGGTCTCCTGGAGTGGGGCTGGGGGCTTCGCGGAGAGATGCCGGTCGGTGTGGCGGCCGGTTCAGCGGTGCAGGTTCGGCGCCATTGGTTCGGAGCCGCCGGTTCGGAGCCAGCGATTCAGAGCCGGCGATTCAGAGCCGGCGATTCAGAGCCGGCGGACGCCCTCGATCACGGCCTGGATCAGCGAGATGTCCGGCGCCTCGGCGAGCTGGACCGGGGCGCGGGTGAGGATCAGTCGTGCCTCGGCCAGGTCGTCCAGCAGCACCTTGACCACGCTCACCGGGAGGTCGAGCGTGGCCGCGATCTCGGCCACGGCCAGCGGGCGTTCGCGGCACAGGTCGAGGATCGCGGCCGGTTCGGGTGCGAGCCGGCTGGTGTCGGTGCGCGGGTCGGCGGTCACGACGAGGGTGATCAGCGCGAAGCCGTCACGGGCCGGGCCGGTGCGCCCGTTGGTGATCGCGTAAGGACGGACCAGATGGCCTGCGTCCTTGTCGAAGAACCAGGCCTCGTCGGTGTCGGCGGTCACGCACCGCCACCCACGCCGACCTGGCCGGCGTCGCTGCGCGGCGCCGCGGTGAGGTACTGGCCGACCTGCTTGACCAGCATGTTGATCTCGTAGGCCATCAGTCCGGCGTCCACCTGCTCGCTGGTGAGCACGGCGAGGCGGGCGCCCTGGCCGGCCGTGGTGACGAAGAGGAACAGCTGGTCCATCTCGATCACGGTCTGCCGGACCCGACCGCCGTTGAACCGGTGGCCGGCGCCGCGCGCGAGGCTCTGCAGGCCGGAGGCGACGGCGGACAGGTGCTCGGCGTCGGCCCGGTCGACGCCCTGCGACATGCCGACCAGCAGGCCGTCCTCGGAGAGGACGATGGCGTGCCGGGTCTCGGGTACCCGCGCCACCAGCTGGTCCAGCAGCCAGTTGAGGTCGCGCTGGGTGTCGGTCTGCTGCGTCATCACTGCTGTTCCTTGGCTTCCTGGGCGGCGGACGGTGCGGTCGGCGCGTCCGGTTCGGGGTCGGCCGCGCGGGCGGTCCGGGTGCCGCGCTGGATGGCGGCCATGGTGGCGCGGGAGCGCTGCGGGGACGGATCGTCGGCCTCGGCGGTGCCGTACCGGGTGCCGGCAGGGGCGGCATGGCCGGCGAAGCCGGGGAGTCCGGCGGGCGGGGGCATCATGGCGCCGGGCGCGTGGGCCTCTCGCAGCTGCTCGGCGAGGCTGGCGTTGCGGACCCGCTGCGGCAGGACGCGCGGGGTGCGCAGTTCGCCGTCCGGGCCGTGATCCAGGGAGGCCTCCTGGGCGCGTTCGTGGGTGGGCACGGCGCGGTCGGCGGACATGCCGCCGAAGCCGGCCCCGGCCGCACCGCCCGCACCGTTTGAACCGCCAGGCCCGGTCCTGCTGCCCGTGCCCTCCGTGCCGTCCGAGCCACCGAGGCGCTCCGTGGGGTTCTCGGCCAGGTCCTCTGCCAGGTCGTCGTACGGCCGGGGGAGGACGGGCCGCGGGACGACCACGGCACCGGGCAGGCCGGGGATGGTGGAGCCCACGGTCAGGCCGCCGTTGGCGGGCGCACCGCCGTCCTGGCCGCCCCCTACTGGGTACTGGGCGAGCAGTTCACCGATGATCGCGCCACTGTCGTCCTCCCCGGGAGCACCAGGAGCGCCAGAAACACCCGGCAGCGCCGGAGCCGCCCTGACTGCCTCGGGAATCGCAGGAACCACAGGAGCCCCACCGCCCAGGAGCCCGCCGAGCACCCCGGCCAGCGCGCCCGACAACTCGTCGTCCACCTCGCCGAGATCGCCGTCCCCGGCCGGCAGCGGCTCGGGCACCGGCGTCCGCGTGACGCGCGCGCCGGACGGCAGCCCGGGCACCGCGGCCGGCTGCTCCGCCTGCTCCAGCAGCACCGAGGGCACCAGCACGACGGCCCGGGTGCCGCCGTACGGCGAGGGCCGCAGGGTCACCTGGATCTCGTGCCGGGCGGCCAGGCGCGCGACGACGAACAGGCCGAGCCGCAGGTCGTCGCCGAGCGCGGAGACGTCCAGCTCGGGCGGGTTGGCCAGGTAGTCGTTGAGCCGCTCGTACTCCTCCTCGCTCATGCCGAGGCCGCGGTCCTCGACCTCGACGGCGAGGCCCTTGGGGACCTCCTGCGCGGAGACCTGCACCTGGGTGTACGGCGGGGAGAAGGTGGTGCCGTTCTCGATCAGCTCGGCGATGAGGTGGATGACGTCGGCGACGGCCTGCCCGCTGAGGGAGGCGCGCGGCACGCCCTGGACGACCACGCGCGCGTAGTTCTCGGTCTCCGAGACGGCGCTGCGCAGCACGTTGACGACGGGCACGGCGTTGCGCCAGCGTCGGGCGGGCAGCGCGCCGCCGAGGATGACCAGGTTCTCGGCGTTGCGCCGCATGCGGGTGGCGAGGTGGTCGACGGCGAACAGTTCGCGCAGCAGGTCGGGTTCCTCGTGCTCGCGCTCCAGCGCGTCCAGCATGCTGATCTGGCGGTGGATCAGGATCTGGGTGCGGCGGGCGATGTTGAGGAAGACCTTCTTCGTCCCCTCGCGACCCTGGGCCTGGTGGACGATGGCGGCGACGGCGGCCTGGCGGACGGCGGCGAGGCCGTCGGCGGTCTGCTGCACCTCGTCGCCGGCCCGCCGGGACGGGGACCAGGTGGGCGGGGTGGGCACCGGCTCGCCGGAGCGCAGCCGTCCGACCACCGCGGGGATCTCCTGATGGGCGAGCGCGAGGGTGTCGGCGTGCAGCCCGGCGAGGCGGGCGGGCAGGGCCCGGGCGGCGCGGACGCCGCGGATCAGACTGACCAGCAGGACCAGGGAGACGGCGGCGGTGCCCGCCAGCAGGGCTGTGCTCTGGCCGGTGTCGCGCAGGAGGTAGGCGGCGTAGCCCCAGGCGGCGGCGAGGCCCAGGCTGGGGACCAGCACGAGGGCGAGGAGCGAGCTGCGGAGGGAGCCGGACGGGCCGGCGCGGTGGCCCGTGCGGGGGGCCGATATGCCTGGCATCTGATTCCTTGTTGCAGGGCCGAACGGCGGGTTGGCCCGCGCGCGGTCCGGCCGGGCTTCAGGGCGCCACGGCCGGGGTTGCCGAACGGTGTGACGTGACGTCATCGTCCGGGCGGGGTGCAGCACGGCCGCCTATGTCAGGAACGCTACCAGTCCCAGGTGCCCTCATCGCAACATCAACTGACGATATCTGAACGGTTGATGGTCACGATGAAAGCTTTCGGCCGAATCGTGCGGCGACGGATCGTCGCAGGTCAAGCAGGTTCGGCGGGGGTGGCGACGGCTCCTCGGGAGGTTGGTGGGCCCTCCCGAAGAGCCGTCAGGAACAGGTCAAAACCGTAGGTATGCTGAAGGGTCGGCAGACTTCTGATCAGGCGGTCCGGCATGCAGGGGTGGCCGGTTCGCTCGGTCCGTCGGCGGTTCTCACTCAGCCTGTGCTCGCTCAGCCCGCCAGCGGCATCGGCAGCACAAGGCCGCCGCGTTCGGCCTGTTCCTCCACCGCCGCCTCGCGCTGGGCCAGTTCGGTCCACGCCCAGCTGGCCAGCCCGGACAGCTCCGCCGACCACTGCTTGCCGTAGGTGCCCGAGGCGACCTGGCCGAGCCGCAGCCGTTGGACGTCCGAGGTGCCGGCGGGCGGGTAGACGTGGGTGGCGTCGCGCAGGTAGCGCTCGATGTGGAAGTCGGCCTGGAGGCCCCGCGCGGCGTGGATCTCCATGGCGTTGCGTGCCGAGTCCAGCGCGTACTCGGTGTTGATGAGCTTGGCGTTCATCAGCTCGGCGTCGCAGGCCTTGCCGTGGTCGAGCAGGTGCGAGGCGTGGTAGGCGGCGAGCTTGGCGGTCATCAGCCGGGACTGCATCTCGCCGAGCTTCAGTGCGATGTTGGGCAGTTGGCTGAGCGGCTTGCCGTACAGCACCCGCTCCTCGGCGAAGCGCACGGTGTCCTCGACGATCGCGATGTGGATGCCGAGCGCGACGGCGGCGAGGTTGAGCCGCCCGTACAGCGTGGAGGAGGAGTAGGCGACGTCCAGGCCCTGGCCTTCCCGGGCCAGTCGGTTTCCGGCCGGAATGCGGCAGTCCTCGAAGACGATCTCGCCGAAGCTGAAGCCGTGCAGTCCGCTCTGCGAGCCGAGGGTGCCGGTGCGGAAGCCGGGGCGGTCGCTCTCCACGAGGAAGGCGGAGAGGCCGCGGCTGCCTTGGCCGGTGCGGAGCACCACGCCGTGGACGTCGCCGATGTGGGAGTTGCCGACGAACCACTTGCGGCCGTTGAGGACGTACTCGTTGCCCTCCCGGCGTGCGGTGCCGGCCATGCCGAGCACGTGGCCGCCGCACTCCGGTTCGGTGACCGCGATGGTCGGCAGCGCCTGCCCGGAGGCGAACTTCGGCAGCCACTTGCGCCGTTGGGCGTTGGTGCCGAAGTGGATGACCTTGGCGACGCCGAGCTGCGAGGCCTGTGCCATGGCGCCCATCGCGCCGCTGACCCGGGCCAGTTCCTCGACGATGACCGTCTTGGCGAGGTGCCCCAGGCCCATGCCGCCGAACTCGCGGGGGATGGTCACACCGATCCAGCCACGGCGGGCGATCTCCCGCGAGAGCTCGAACTCGACCTTCCGGTCGGCCTCCATTCTGGCCACCTGCGGACGTATCTCCTTCTCCGCGAACTCGCGCACCTCCGCCCGGAGACTCTCGTGACGCTCGTCGGTGAAGTACTCCATCGCCATGCTGCGGTCCTCTCGGTTCAGGGGGTGGTCGTGCCTCCGTCCGTGCCGCCGATCCCGCGCCGGCCGCTCGGGGAGTGGGGGTTCTTGAGAGTGGCGGCCGGCTGCCCCAACGCAAAACCGGTGCGTGCGGAACTACGGGCGGCGTCCTCAGGGATACCGTCCGTGTTTTCGGCAGGGCTCATTGTCATATGTCGACCGGGGCCTCTCCAGAGTCGATCTTGGATTGGCGGGATTCCGGCCGTCGAAACCGGAACGGGTTTTGACGGGGTGACGGGTGGGAAGTGATCTTCCCCGTCTCGCCGCCCGGCTGAACGGGCGGCCCACATGCGGTTTTGGCTGAGCATCAGCAGAACCGGTGGCGAACCCGGGAGCGCCGAACGTACCGGATGTCTGATTACATGTGGGTCATGACTGATGTGATGAGCACTCAAGGCCAGTTCCCGGGTGCCGCCGGGGAGTCCGAGCGGACCCGCAGACTGCGCAGCCTCGGTCTCAACGACCCCTCCGCGGACGAGGCCTTCGACCGCTTCGCCCACCTGGCCGCCAGCATCACCCGCGCCCCCATCGCCATGGTCAACTTCATCAACGACGAGCGCCAGATGTTCCGGGGGCTCTACATTCCGCCAAACTCCCCGGAGGTCGTGGCGGACGAGGGCGCGTCCTGGGCCGACCGCGGCATCGCCTTCGACCTTCCCACCCGGCAGATGCCGCTGAGTCACGGCTTCTGCCCGCACGTGGTCGCCCAGCGCTCGCCGCTCGCCCTCGACGACATCCTCGCCTACCCCCGGTTCGCCGGGAACCCGGTCGTCGACGAACTGGGCGTGCGCGCCTACCTCGGCGCCCCGCTCGTCGACGACACCAAGACCGTCATCGGCACCGTCTGCGTCCTCGACCGGGAGCCCCGGCAGTGGGGCCGCGAGCGGCTGCGCGACATCCAGCACCTCGCCGAGGCGCTGCTCTCCGAGATCCGGCTGCGCGACAACCTCCTCGCCCAGCAGCAGGAGATGTTCGCCGCGTTCGACGGCTCGCCGTTCCCCATCATGCTCACCGACGGCCCCGGCCAGGAGATCCGCTACGCCAACGCCCAGCACGCCGAGACCTTCGGCGCGCCGGCGGCGTACGGGGCGATCGGCGTCGGCTACCCGCAGCTCGGCGCGGCCGGCCTCCAGCAGGCCGTCGCCGAGGCGTATCACACCGGCCGGGCCACCGTGCTCAACGACGTCCGGATCCAGTCCGGCCGCGAGGGCCAGCGCGGCCAGCAGATCTTCAGCTTCACCTGCACTCCGATGCGGACCGCGCGCACCGGCCAGATCAACGGCGTCCTCACCGTCGGTATGGACGTCACCGCGCAGTCCCGTACCGAGGAGGAACTCGGCACGCTGGCCGCCCTCCTGGTCGACCGGCTCCAGCAGAGCGGAACCGTCGCCGGCCGCCCGGGCATCGGCGGGGACTCCGGTCTGGTCCTGCCCGGCTGAGCCGCCGACCGGCCGTTCGCGGCACCACCCACCGCACCAGTCCGCAACCGAACATCCCGACGACGCGCCTCGCGTCCGGGCCGTCCAGTGTGGCGGGGCGCCTCTCACCCCCGAGGAGAGGCTCCCCGCCACTTTGCCGTCCAGTGGTGCCGTTTCGTCCGGGGCCGGGCCGTGGGGCGAACCGTCCGCGCCGTCGTCCGGGTCGGGCCGGGTGAACCGTACGTGCCTTCGTCCGGACTGGGCAGGGTGAACTGTCCGCCCTCGTGCCCCTCTCCGGGCCCGGTCGGGTGAACCGTCCGCCCCAGCGCCCCTGTTCGGGCCCGGCCGGCGGCCGCCGGTGGTAGGCATGGGCCGCATGGACTGGTTCGCCGCCCCCGACTACTGGCTGAGCCGGCTGCTCGTCCAGCGGATGCTCGCCGGCCTCTACCTGATCGGCTTCCTCGCCACCGCCGCCCAGTTCCGCGCCCTCATCGG
The nucleotide sequence above comes from Streptomyces kaniharaensis. Encoded proteins:
- a CDS encoding acyl-CoA dehydrogenase family protein: MAMEYFTDERHESLRAEVREFAEKEIRPQVARMEADRKVEFELSREIARRGWIGVTIPREFGGMGLGHLAKTVIVEELARVSGAMGAMAQASQLGVAKVIHFGTNAQRRKWLPKFASGQALPTIAVTEPECGGHVLGMAGTARREGNEYVLNGRKWFVGNSHIGDVHGVVLRTGQGSRGLSAFLVESDRPGFRTGTLGSQSGLHGFSFGEIVFEDCRIPAGNRLAREGQGLDVAYSSSTLYGRLNLAAVALGIHIAIVEDTVRFAEERVLYGKPLSQLPNIALKLGEMQSRLMTAKLAAYHASHLLDHGKACDAELMNAKLINTEYALDSARNAMEIHAARGLQADFHIERYLRDATHVYPPAGTSDVQRLRLGQVASGTYGKQWSAELSGLASWAWTELAQREAAVEEQAERGGLVLPMPLAG
- a CDS encoding GAF domain-containing protein, whose amino-acid sequence is MTDVMSTQGQFPGAAGESERTRRLRSLGLNDPSADEAFDRFAHLAASITRAPIAMVNFINDERQMFRGLYIPPNSPEVVADEGASWADRGIAFDLPTRQMPLSHGFCPHVVAQRSPLALDDILAYPRFAGNPVVDELGVRAYLGAPLVDDTKTVIGTVCVLDREPRQWGRERLRDIQHLAEALLSEIRLRDNLLAQQQEMFAAFDGSPFPIMLTDGPGQEIRYANAQHAETFGAPAAYGAIGVGYPQLGAAGLQQAVAEAYHTGRATVLNDVRIQSGREGQRGQQIFSFTCTPMRTARTGQINGVLTVGMDVTAQSRTEEELGTLAALLVDRLQQSGTVAGRPGIGGDSGLVLPG
- a CDS encoding sensor histidine kinase; the protein is MPGISAPRTGHRAGPSGSLRSSLLALVLVPSLGLAAAWGYAAYLLRDTGQSTALLAGTAAVSLVLLVSLIRGVRAARALPARLAGLHADTLALAHQEIPAVVGRLRSGEPVPTPPTWSPSRRAGDEVQQTADGLAAVRQAAVAAIVHQAQGREGTKKVFLNIARRTQILIHRQISMLDALEREHEEPDLLRELFAVDHLATRMRRNAENLVILGGALPARRWRNAVPVVNVLRSAVSETENYARVVVQGVPRASLSGQAVADVIHLIAELIENGTTFSPPYTQVQVSAQEVPKGLAVEVEDRGLGMSEEEYERLNDYLANPPELDVSALGDDLRLGLFVVARLAARHEIQVTLRPSPYGGTRAVVLVPSVLLEQAEQPAAVPGLPSGARVTRTPVPEPLPAGDGDLGEVDDELSGALAGVLGGLLGGGAPVVPAIPEAVRAAPALPGVSGAPGAPGEDDSGAIIGELLAQYPVGGGQDGGAPANGGLTVGSTIPGLPGAVVVPRPVLPRPYDDLAEDLAENPTERLGGSDGTEGTGSRTGPGGSNGAGGAAGAGFGGMSADRAVPTHERAQEASLDHGPDGELRTPRVLPQRVRNASLAEQLREAHAPGAMMPPPAGLPGFAGHAAPAGTRYGTAEADDPSPQRSRATMAAIQRGTRTARAADPEPDAPTAPSAAQEAKEQQ